A window of the Comamonas sp. Y33R10-2 genome harbors these coding sequences:
- the phbB gene encoding acetoacetyl-CoA reductase: protein MAQKVAYVTGGMGGIGTAICQRLHKDGFKVIAGCGPSRDHEKWLKEQAQLGYTFYASVGNVGDWDSTVEAFEKTKAEHGSIDVLVNNAGITRDRMFIKMTPDDWKHVIETNLNSMFNVTKQVVADMAEKGWGRIINISSVNGAKGQAGQTNYSAAKAGMHGFSMALAQELAAKGVTVNTVSPGYIGTDMVKAIRSDVLEKIVSGVPVKRLGEPSEIASIISWLASDEGGYSTGADFSVNGGLHMH from the coding sequence ATGGCACAGAAAGTAGCGTACGTCACGGGGGGCATGGGCGGCATTGGGACCGCAATTTGCCAGCGTTTGCATAAAGATGGTTTCAAGGTCATCGCAGGCTGCGGCCCATCGCGCGACCACGAAAAGTGGTTGAAAGAGCAAGCGCAATTGGGTTACACGTTCTATGCGTCGGTCGGCAACGTAGGGGACTGGGACTCCACCGTTGAAGCCTTTGAAAAGACCAAGGCTGAGCATGGAAGCATTGATGTGCTGGTGAATAACGCAGGCATCACACGCGACCGCATGTTCATCAAGATGACTCCAGACGACTGGAAGCACGTCATTGAAACCAACCTGAACTCCATGTTCAACGTGACCAAGCAAGTGGTGGCGGACATGGCGGAAAAAGGCTGGGGTCGCATCATCAACATTAGCTCGGTCAATGGCGCCAAGGGCCAAGCCGGCCAGACCAACTACTCGGCTGCTAAGGCCGGTATGCATGGCTTCAGCATGGCGCTGGCGCAAGAGCTGGCCGCCAAGGGTGTGACCGTGAATACGGTCAGCCCTGGCTATATTGGCACCGACATGGTCAAGGCCATTCGCTCCGATGTGCTCGAGAAGATCGTTTCCGGCGTTCCGGTCAAGCGTTTGGGCGAACCTTCTGAAATTGCCTCGATCATTTCGTGGCTGGCTTCTGATGAAGGCGGTTACTCCACCGGCGCTGACTTCTCGGTCAACGGTGGCCTGCACATGCACTAA
- a CDS encoding pirin family protein, producing MMDPIQDNPILECIELTQPWVGIDPFLVCAHHVEHYPAGDEHYAVPESHRVGHPAGSDFGNPDGYSLYSGADGMPGFPNHPHRGMETVSILQKGYVDHADSLGNSGRYGPGDVQWMTAGGGIQHAEMFPLLSQDQPNEFELFQVWLNMPGRKKMVHPEYKMMWDAHIPHYQHGGADVKIIAGTYQPQEPEQSADGFAPVSIQPIVPTLDTWAADPRSEVAIWMITLEPGARQTLPAAQLAQTQRTLYVYTGIGLLVDGQDVGGNKRVRVLAQAALPLANRSAHTVRLMLLQGVPLNEPVVRSTVYVTNTIEELHQAKRDFQRTQFGGWPWETRQPMHGPGYERFARYMGRSDVEKP from the coding sequence ATGATGGATCCCATTCAAGACAATCCCATTCTCGAATGCATAGAACTGACCCAGCCGTGGGTGGGCATAGACCCTTTTCTGGTCTGCGCCCACCATGTGGAGCACTACCCCGCCGGGGATGAGCACTACGCGGTGCCTGAGAGTCATCGTGTGGGCCATCCTGCTGGCAGTGATTTTGGCAACCCTGATGGCTATAGCTTGTATTCGGGGGCTGACGGGATGCCGGGCTTTCCCAATCACCCACACCGGGGAATGGAGACGGTCTCTATTTTGCAAAAAGGCTATGTGGATCATGCCGACTCACTGGGCAATAGCGGCCGCTACGGTCCCGGTGATGTGCAATGGATGACGGCCGGTGGCGGTATTCAGCATGCCGAGATGTTTCCGCTGCTGAGTCAGGATCAGCCCAATGAGTTCGAGCTGTTTCAGGTCTGGCTGAACATGCCGGGTCGCAAGAAAATGGTGCACCCCGAATACAAAATGATGTGGGATGCGCACATTCCGCATTACCAACATGGCGGGGCGGATGTGAAGATCATCGCCGGGACCTATCAGCCACAGGAGCCGGAGCAAAGTGCCGACGGTTTCGCACCAGTGTCGATTCAACCCATCGTTCCCACGCTCGACACCTGGGCGGCGGATCCCCGCTCGGAGGTCGCCATCTGGATGATCACGCTGGAGCCCGGTGCCCGTCAGACCTTGCCTGCTGCGCAATTGGCGCAGACACAGCGCACCTTGTATGTCTATACAGGTATCGGTTTACTGGTGGATGGGCAGGACGTGGGAGGCAATAAGCGCGTGCGGGTGCTGGCGCAGGCCGCTTTGCCGCTGGCCAATCGCAGTGCCCACACGGTGCGCCTGATGCTGCTGCAAGGCGTGCCTTTGAATGAGCCCGTGGTGCGATCGACTGTCTACGTGACCAACACCATTGAAGAGTTGCACCAGGCCAAACGCGATTTTCAGCGGACGCAGTTCGGCGGCTGGCCCTGGGAGACACGCCAGCCCATGCATGGGCCGGGGTATGAGCGCTTTGCCCGGTATATGGGGCGAAGTGACGTAGAGAAGCCTTAA
- a CDS encoding acetyl-CoA C-acetyltransferase: MEDIVIVSAVRTAVGKFGGSLAKIPATQLGATVIAEALARAKVGKDQVGEVIMGQVLTAGVGQNPARQAMMAAGIAKETPALTINAVCGSGLKAVMLAAQAVATGDSEIVVAGGQENMSLSPHAVPGSRDGQRMGDWKMVDTMIVDGLWDAYKQYHMGITAENVAREKSITREQQDALALASQQKATAAQDAGKFKDEIVPVAIPQRKGDPVVFEADEYINRKTNAEALAGLRPAFDKAGSVTAGNASGLNDGAAAVVVMSAAKAKALGLKPLAKIVSYATSGLAPEVMGLGPIYAARKALDRAGWKAGDVDLFELNEAFAAQACAVNNELRIDTAKVNVNGGAIAIGHPIGASGCRILVTLLHEMQRSGAKKGLAGLCIGGGMGVAMALEAC; the protein is encoded by the coding sequence ATGGAAGACATCGTTATCGTTTCCGCCGTTCGTACGGCGGTGGGCAAGTTTGGCGGCTCTTTGGCAAAGATCCCTGCAACCCAGTTGGGCGCAACAGTGATTGCTGAAGCTTTGGCCCGTGCCAAGGTGGGCAAGGATCAAGTCGGTGAAGTCATCATGGGTCAGGTGCTCACCGCGGGTGTGGGCCAGAACCCGGCGCGTCAAGCCATGATGGCAGCTGGTATTGCCAAGGAAACCCCGGCTCTGACGATCAATGCCGTGTGTGGCTCTGGCCTGAAGGCTGTGATGCTGGCCGCGCAGGCGGTGGCGACGGGTGACAGCGAAATCGTGGTGGCCGGTGGCCAAGAAAACATGAGCTTGTCACCCCACGCAGTTCCCGGCTCGCGCGACGGTCAGCGCATGGGTGACTGGAAGATGGTCGACACCATGATCGTGGATGGCCTGTGGGACGCCTACAAACAGTACCACATGGGCATTACTGCCGAAAACGTGGCCAGGGAAAAGAGCATCACCCGTGAGCAGCAAGATGCGCTGGCGCTGGCCAGCCAGCAAAAAGCAACGGCGGCGCAGGATGCAGGCAAGTTCAAGGACGAAATCGTTCCCGTGGCGATTCCCCAGCGCAAGGGCGACCCTGTCGTTTTTGAGGCTGACGAATACATCAACCGCAAGACCAATGCTGAAGCACTGGCTGGCCTGCGCCCTGCGTTTGATAAGGCTGGCTCGGTCACGGCTGGCAATGCATCAGGCCTCAACGATGGCGCAGCTGCCGTGGTGGTGATGTCTGCTGCTAAGGCCAAGGCTTTGGGCCTGAAGCCACTGGCCAAGATTGTCTCGTACGCCACCAGCGGCTTGGCTCCTGAAGTCATGGGTCTGGGTCCCATCTATGCGGCCCGTAAGGCACTCGATCGTGCAGGCTGGAAGGCGGGCGATGTGGATTTGTTCGAACTCAATGAAGCATTCGCCGCGCAGGCCTGCGCTGTGAACAATGAGCTGCGTATTGATACTGCCAAGGTCAACGTCAACGGCGGAGCTATTGCCATTGGCCACCCCATCGGCGCGTCTGGTTGCCGTATTTTGGTAACCCTGCTGCACGAAATGCAGCGCAGCGGTGCCAAAAAGGGGCTGGCAGGTTTGTGTATTGGCGGCGGTATGGGAGTCGCTATGGCTCTTGAAGCCTGTTGA
- the prmB gene encoding 50S ribosomal protein L3 N(5)-glutamine methyltransferase, producing the protein MNASTPHTITGNTIAELIASGAQALTAAGVAFGHGTATAEDEAAWLVLWKLALPLDSELTPGAPESVANQAVVQEQQAQVATLFEERIRTRKPAAYLTNEAWLVGVPFYIDERSIVPRSFIAEFLADGSIDDWLSDKTQQVLDLCTGNGSLACLAAMAYPDVHVTGADISADALAVARINVDKHGLQERVTLLESNGMSAVPGTWDLVLCNPPYVNSDSMGKLPAEYLAEPELALAGGADGMDFIRQLLKDLPSRLNKDGVVILEIGNERPYFETAFPDLPVFWLDTSSGDEQVLLLTEESLRHWSNGDTAALTL; encoded by the coding sequence ATGAACGCAAGCACCCCTCACACCATCACCGGCAACACCATCGCCGAGCTGATTGCCAGCGGCGCGCAGGCGCTGACTGCGGCTGGCGTGGCCTTTGGTCACGGCACAGCCACGGCTGAAGACGAAGCCGCTTGGCTGGTTCTCTGGAAGCTGGCCCTGCCGCTAGACAGCGAACTCACGCCCGGCGCGCCAGAATCTGTGGCAAATCAGGCTGTAGTCCAAGAACAGCAAGCACAAGTAGCTACGCTTTTTGAAGAGCGTATCCGCACGCGCAAACCTGCCGCCTACCTTACCAATGAGGCTTGGCTGGTGGGCGTGCCCTTTTACATTGACGAGCGCTCCATCGTCCCGCGCAGTTTTATTGCTGAGTTTTTGGCTGATGGCAGCATTGACGACTGGCTGAGTGACAAAACTCAGCAGGTACTGGATTTATGTACAGGCAACGGATCTTTGGCCTGTTTGGCCGCCATGGCATACCCGGATGTGCATGTCACCGGCGCTGACATTTCTGCCGACGCGCTGGCCGTGGCCCGCATCAACGTAGACAAGCACGGCCTGCAAGAGCGCGTGACGCTGCTGGAAAGCAACGGCATGAGCGCAGTGCCCGGCACTTGGGACTTGGTACTGTGCAACCCGCCTTACGTCAACTCTGACAGCATGGGCAAACTGCCAGCGGAATATCTGGCCGAGCCAGAGCTAGCCTTGGCTGGCGGCGCGGATGGCATGGACTTTATTCGCCAACTCCTCAAAGACCTGCCCTCACGCCTGAACAAGGATGGTGTGGTGATTTTGGAGATCGGCAACGAAAGGCCGTATTTTGAAACGGCCTTCCCGGACCTACCCGTCTTCTGGCTCGACACCAGCTCGGGCGACGAGCAAGTGCTGCTGCTGACCGAAGAATCCCTGCGCCACTGGAGCAACGGCGACACGGCGGCGCTAACGCTTTAA
- a CDS encoding ferritin-like domain-containing protein, translated as MQPNLSYPPPPRRSEQLTPPSKTEGKTAPHWRVQDIDFSAIDRAAVQGNEDLFFLLTSASFIETGSDTYAVNLAEHFAAWPEIASWLSAQWEGEELQHGTALRAYVEAVWPAFPWQQAYDSFFAEYSQLCTVEELDPDPRLELVARCVVETGTTAYYHTLRELSDEPVLSQLLGNIRNDEVNHFKHFLKFFKEMQNESPVGRARIAKALYRRLKELRESDTEIALRHVWGHKGRYFKGSATTFEGMAQRIYELISRSLPADLAVRMLLKPMLLPPRVEGLIRTPICRLATRVMSY; from the coding sequence ATGCAGCCAAACTTGTCATATCCACCGCCACCTCGCCGGTCAGAGCAGCTGACACCTCCATCAAAGACTGAAGGAAAGACTGCTCCCCATTGGCGAGTGCAAGACATTGACTTCTCAGCCATTGATCGCGCGGCGGTGCAAGGTAATGAAGATCTTTTCTTCTTGCTGACGAGTGCCTCTTTCATCGAAACAGGCTCGGATACCTATGCCGTAAATCTGGCCGAGCATTTCGCCGCATGGCCTGAAATTGCGTCTTGGCTTAGTGCGCAGTGGGAGGGCGAAGAGTTGCAGCACGGCACTGCCTTGAGAGCGTATGTAGAGGCGGTGTGGCCTGCATTCCCTTGGCAGCAGGCTTATGACAGCTTTTTTGCCGAATATTCTCAGCTGTGCACCGTGGAAGAGCTAGACCCGGACCCCCGGCTAGAGTTGGTGGCGCGCTGTGTGGTGGAGACGGGTACGACCGCTTACTACCACACGCTGCGGGAGCTGAGTGATGAGCCAGTACTGAGTCAGTTGCTGGGCAATATTCGCAATGATGAGGTGAACCACTTCAAGCATTTTCTGAAGTTTTTCAAGGAAATGCAGAACGAATCTCCGGTGGGCCGCGCCCGCATTGCCAAGGCTCTTTATCGCCGCCTGAAGGAATTGCGGGAAAGTGATACGGAAATTGCACTGCGCCATGTATGGGGCCACAAAGGACGCTACTTTAAAGGGAGCGCCACCACCTTTGAAGGCATGGCACAGCGCATTTATGAGCTAATTAGCCGAAGCCTGCCAGCCGATCTGGCGGTGCGCATGCTTCTTAAGCCCATGCTGCTGCCGCCCCGTGTGGAAGGGCTGATCCGTACTCCGATTTGCAGACTGGCGACACGAGTGATGTCGTACTAA
- a CDS encoding LysR substrate-binding domain-containing protein: protein MQTYTQVRVELEVSNRPVDIQNEDVDFVIRARAQMDYPQHFVPVVLGRMKLCLVAHPSWASALQPNLRETLEHVPTIAWKTSGALPSWQLIAQDGMPVDVQIRPRLMVNDLTTLRDAALQGIGIAMIPEVYVREDVDQGRLMDIALDLKPPTSIIHAVHLGRRGMRPAVRHLLDWLKEVTQHLRNTQ from the coding sequence ATGCAAACCTACACCCAGGTACGTGTTGAGCTGGAAGTCTCCAACCGCCCCGTGGACATTCAAAACGAAGATGTGGACTTTGTGATTCGTGCCCGCGCGCAGATGGACTACCCCCAGCATTTCGTGCCTGTGGTGCTAGGGCGCATGAAGCTGTGTCTGGTCGCCCACCCCTCATGGGCCAGCGCCTTGCAACCCAATCTGCGAGAAACCCTGGAACATGTGCCCACCATCGCCTGGAAGACCAGCGGTGCCCTGCCCTCCTGGCAACTCATTGCGCAAGATGGCATGCCGGTGGATGTGCAAATTCGCCCGCGCCTCATGGTCAATGACCTAACCACCTTGCGTGACGCCGCGCTACAAGGCATAGGCATTGCCATGATTCCCGAGGTCTATGTCCGTGAGGATGTAGATCAGGGCCGCTTGATGGATATTGCCCTCGACCTCAAGCCCCCCACCAGCATCATCCATGCTGTCCACTTGGGCCGCCGCGGCATGCGACCCGCTGTACGACATCTGCTGGACTGGCTCAAGGAAGTGACCCAGCATCTGCGAAATACGCAGTGA
- the dapE gene encoding succinyl-diaminopimelate desuccinylase yields MSRTLQLTEQLISLPSVTPEDAGCLELLSAALKPMGFACERLDSGPADFRVQNLWAKLTPVQSTSAQNAISSDRAVLVFAGHTDVVPPGPLKEWTSPPFVPMHRNGHLYGRGASDMKTSIAAFVVALEEFLQATPQPAFDIALLLTSDEEGPSIDGTKVVVEELRKRGERLDWCIVGEPTSVKRTGDMIKNGRRGTMSGKLTVNGVQGHIAYPQLARNPIHEALPALAELAATVWDRGNDFFQPTSWQISNIHGGTGASNVIPGHVVIDFNFRFCTESSADSLQQRVHEVLERHGVEYSLVWTIGGQPFLTTPGTLVQAVQAAIKDETGLDTELSTTGGTSDGRFIAQICAQVIEMGPPNASIHKIDECIALADIEPLKNIYRKTLEQLQRQQTSV; encoded by the coding sequence ATGTCCCGGACCCTGCAACTGACCGAGCAGCTCATCAGCCTGCCTTCTGTCACTCCTGAAGATGCTGGCTGCCTTGAGCTGCTGAGCGCTGCCCTCAAACCCATGGGCTTTGCCTGTGAGCGCCTCGATAGCGGCCCCGCCGACTTTCGCGTGCAAAACCTCTGGGCAAAACTGACTCCAGTCCAGTCCACATCTGCACAGAACGCTATTAGTTCTGACAGGGCTGTGCTGGTCTTCGCAGGTCACACGGATGTGGTGCCGCCCGGCCCGCTCAAAGAATGGACCAGCCCTCCGTTTGTGCCCATGCACCGCAATGGCCACTTGTATGGCCGTGGCGCCAGCGACATGAAAACGTCCATCGCCGCCTTTGTGGTGGCGCTGGAGGAATTTTTGCAAGCCACGCCCCAGCCCGCTTTCGACATCGCTCTCTTGCTCACCAGTGATGAAGAAGGCCCTTCTATCGACGGCACCAAGGTCGTTGTTGAAGAACTGCGCAAGCGCGGCGAGCGTCTGGACTGGTGCATTGTGGGCGAGCCCACCTCCGTCAAGCGCACCGGCGACATGATCAAAAACGGCCGCCGCGGCACCATGAGCGGCAAGCTCACCGTCAATGGCGTGCAAGGCCATATTGCCTACCCACAACTGGCCCGCAACCCCATTCATGAAGCCCTGCCCGCGCTGGCCGAGTTAGCTGCCACCGTCTGGGACCGTGGCAATGACTTCTTTCAGCCCACCAGCTGGCAAATCAGCAATATCCACGGCGGCACAGGCGCGAGCAATGTGATCCCCGGCCATGTGGTGATTGACTTCAACTTCCGCTTTTGCACCGAGTCCAGCGCGGACTCCCTGCAGCAGCGTGTGCACGAGGTGCTGGAGCGCCACGGCGTTGAGTACTCCCTGGTCTGGACCATTGGCGGCCAGCCCTTTTTGACCACGCCCGGCACCTTGGTGCAGGCAGTACAAGCCGCCATCAAGGATGAAACCGGTCTGGATACCGAGCTATCGACCACCGGCGGCACCAGCGACGGCCGCTTCATCGCGCAGATCTGCGCGCAGGTCATTGAGATGGGCCCGCCCAACGCCAGCATCCACAAAATCGACGAATGCATTGCGCTGGCCGATATCGAGCCACTCAAGAACATTTACCGCAAGACGCTGGAGCAACTCCAGCGCCAGCAAACCTCTGTATAA
- a CDS encoding pirin family protein has protein sequence MSHDNPTIILSAQALERRLPGIDPFIFGAYHQDHYPRGNGQLGPDAQLLQGREIGMDFSGKDGFSMYHGDQVPGFPAHPHRGFETVTIVRKGLVDHADSLGATARYGEGDVQWLTTGSGVQHGEMFPMVHEDKDNPLDLFQIWLNLPAKSKMAPPEFTMFWANEIPMVVQTDAQGHKSEVEVIAGDYAPVDMAAAGGQKLVKALPPPQNSWASEPGADVAIWIIRLEPGARLVLPAAVGQSRRALYLTTGSTLTVDGHRFNQRVMVEVQAAHPAPLANEGTEVIEVLLLQGKPIGEPVVAQGPIVMNTQQEVMQALHDYQRTQFGGWPWPTYKHTHGTEGRFAQHPDGRLEKPKPDVPKP, from the coding sequence GTGTCACACGACAACCCCACGATCATCCTCAGTGCCCAGGCGCTGGAGCGTCGCCTGCCAGGCATCGATCCCTTTATCTTTGGTGCTTATCACCAGGATCACTATCCCCGTGGCAACGGCCAGCTAGGACCTGATGCCCAGTTGCTGCAGGGCCGGGAGATCGGTATGGACTTCAGCGGCAAGGATGGCTTCAGCATGTACCACGGTGATCAGGTACCCGGCTTTCCCGCCCACCCGCACCGTGGCTTTGAGACCGTGACCATCGTGCGCAAAGGGCTGGTGGACCATGCCGACTCCCTGGGGGCCACCGCCCGCTATGGCGAAGGCGATGTGCAGTGGCTCACGACTGGCAGCGGTGTGCAGCATGGTGAGATGTTTCCCATGGTGCATGAGGACAAGGACAACCCGCTGGACCTTTTTCAGATCTGGCTGAACTTGCCTGCCAAAAGCAAGATGGCACCGCCCGAGTTCACCATGTTCTGGGCCAATGAGATCCCCATGGTGGTGCAGACCGATGCCCAGGGACACAAGAGCGAGGTGGAGGTCATCGCCGGCGACTATGCCCCTGTGGATATGGCGGCTGCAGGCGGTCAAAAGCTGGTCAAGGCCCTGCCACCCCCGCAAAACTCCTGGGCCAGTGAGCCTGGAGCCGATGTGGCGATCTGGATCATCCGCCTGGAGCCCGGTGCCCGGCTGGTGTTGCCCGCAGCGGTGGGGCAGTCGCGCCGCGCGCTGTACCTGACCACAGGGAGTACGTTGACGGTGGATGGCCACCGCTTCAACCAGCGTGTGATGGTGGAGGTGCAGGCGGCTCATCCTGCACCGCTGGCCAACGAAGGCACGGAGGTTATTGAAGTGCTGCTGCTACAAGGCAAGCCCATTGGCGAGCCTGTGGTGGCCCAAGGACCGATTGTGATGAACACGCAGCAGGAAGTGATGCAGGCCCTGCACGACTACCAGCGTACGCAGTTTGGCGGCTGGCCCTGGCCCACCTACAAACACACCCATGGCACCGAGGGACGGTTTGCACAACACCCGGATGGGCGTCTCGAGAAGCCCAAACCGGATGTGCCCAAGCCTTGA
- a CDS encoding LysR family transcriptional regulator translates to MVDLHSLKIFLDVVNAGGYTAAHRKTGQSRATLSRHISELEAALGARLIERSTRSFKLTEQGHILHERSQDIFAQVDDAVALVENLQREPSGIVRAAIPPH, encoded by the coding sequence ATGGTTGATCTCCATAGCCTGAAGATTTTTCTCGACGTGGTGAACGCTGGCGGCTACACCGCCGCCCATCGCAAGACGGGGCAATCCCGCGCCACGCTCAGCCGCCATATCTCAGAGCTGGAGGCCGCTCTGGGTGCACGCCTGATCGAGCGCAGCACCCGCAGTTTCAAACTGACCGAGCAGGGCCATATTCTTCATGAGCGCAGCCAAGACATCTTTGCGCAGGTGGATGATGCCGTGGCGCTGGTGGAAAATCTGCAGCGTGAGCCCAGTGGCATCGTACGTGCCGCCATTCCCCCTCACTGA
- a CDS encoding NADP-dependent oxidoreductase → MQSTVMIAKTYGQAEVLEFANVELPPLSVGMARIKLHAAGINPIDARRMTGEFRHASTPQTFGTEFAGEIVEINAPAATGASPWSLGSAVLGSGGAFTHASVIDVPVGNLLAKPASMSWEVAGSLAGVAQTAMTILDEIGDVRSLLVHGASGGVGSITVQLAKERGINVVATASAGNQEYVRSLGATAVVYGEGLVERLKAVHPQPFDASIDMAGNEDATQASLATVVPGGFMGTIAGRKLSSPLIKAVWVQRNPANLQHVVDGVADGRFSWVVSKAYPFADAREAFTNILEGHSRGKTVLTF, encoded by the coding sequence ATGCAAAGCACAGTAATGATCGCCAAGACCTACGGGCAGGCCGAGGTTCTCGAGTTCGCCAACGTGGAATTGCCGCCACTGTCCGTCGGCATGGCACGCATCAAGTTGCACGCCGCGGGCATCAACCCTATTGATGCCAGACGCATGACGGGCGAGTTTCGCCATGCCTCCACGCCACAGACCTTTGGTACCGAGTTTGCGGGTGAGATTGTGGAAATCAATGCGCCTGCCGCTACTGGCGCTAGCCCCTGGTCGCTGGGCAGTGCGGTACTGGGATCAGGCGGCGCGTTCACCCATGCGTCCGTGATTGATGTGCCAGTGGGCAACCTGCTTGCCAAGCCAGCCTCCATGTCCTGGGAAGTCGCAGGCTCTCTGGCGGGTGTGGCCCAGACGGCTATGACCATCCTTGATGAAATCGGGGATGTACGTTCACTGCTGGTGCACGGCGCTTCGGGGGGCGTTGGCTCGATCACGGTACAGCTGGCCAAGGAGCGCGGCATTAACGTGGTAGCGACGGCGTCCGCAGGTAACCAAGAGTATGTGCGTTCTCTGGGAGCGACCGCTGTGGTCTATGGTGAAGGGCTTGTAGAGCGGCTCAAGGCCGTGCATCCACAGCCCTTTGATGCCTCCATCGATATGGCCGGGAACGAAGATGCCACGCAGGCCTCTCTGGCAACGGTTGTGCCTGGTGGCTTCATGGGCACGATTGCAGGTCGAAAGCTGTCATCGCCACTCATCAAGGCGGTCTGGGTACAACGCAATCCGGCCAATTTGCAGCATGTGGTGGATGGTGTGGCGGACGGTCGCTTCAGCTGGGTGGTAAGCAAGGCCTATCCATTTGCCGATGCAAGGGAGGCGTTTACCAACATTTTGGAAGGTCACAGCCGGGGTAAAACGGTGCTGACGTTCTGA